In Vibrio bathopelagicus, the following are encoded in one genomic region:
- a CDS encoding curli production assembly/transport protein CsgE: MKLKLLTITFISFVVHAGDESHGLENGAPLENGKKLEESTNSLKEKFNDFSEVDGIIVDRTITRLGEDFYFFFSQSLNDSYPDLKENLTVKERPTALSGSIIEVQHSRKPIFRTALSPGRRQAKERAADATRVVGNYIIRWQAERLFQDTYDLDHDEF, encoded by the coding sequence ATGAAACTCAAGCTGCTTACAATTACTTTTATCTCTTTTGTTGTTCATGCCGGAGATGAAAGTCATGGTCTTGAAAATGGTGCCCCGTTAGAAAATGGAAAGAAACTTGAGGAGTCGACGAACAGTCTTAAGGAAAAATTTAATGATTTTAGTGAAGTTGATGGAATCATCGTGGATAGAACCATTACGCGTCTCGGAGAGGATTTCTATTTTTTCTTTTCGCAATCGCTTAATGATAGTTATCCTGACCTTAAGGAAAATTTGACGGTAAAAGAAAGGCCAACGGCGTTATCTGGAAGCATCATAGAGGTTCAACATTCTAGGAAACCGATCTTTCGTACGGCGTTGTCCCCCGGTCGTAGACAAGCAAAAGAACGCGCTGCCGATGCAACACGAGTGGTTGGAAATTACATCATCCGATGGCAAGCAGAACGACTGTTTCAAGATACCTACGATCTAGACCATGATGAATTTTGA
- a CDS encoding curli assembly protein CsgF, with translation MSISLKKLALIVLFVSPSICSSELVYTPVNPSFGGNALNSSHLFNHANAINDYDDPSARDIFGEQESALDRLASSLESRLISQLLADVGSGNTGQLETDDFFLNIVDDSGTLLVQIVDKKTGESTEISVAGLNPDL, from the coding sequence ATGTCTATATCATTAAAAAAATTGGCACTTATAGTGTTGTTCGTGTCGCCTTCGATTTGTTCGAGCGAATTGGTTTATACGCCCGTAAATCCTAGTTTTGGAGGAAACGCACTAAACAGTTCTCACCTTTTTAATCATGCCAATGCCATTAACGATTATGACGACCCTAGTGCAAGGGATATCTTTGGTGAGCAAGAGTCCGCTCTAGATAGGTTGGCTTCAAGCTTGGAATCACGCTTGATCAGCCAGCTACTTGCTGATGTAGGGAGTGGTAATACTGGGCAACTTGAGACCGATGATTTCTTTCTGAACATAGTGGACGATTCTGGGACATTGTTGGTTCAAATTGTCGATAAAAAGACTGGAGAGTCGACAGAAATCAGCGTTGCTGGGCTGAACCCAGACCTCTAA
- a CDS encoding CsgG/HfaB family protein, with translation MKSMFTIFLMLVLGGCSYSMQIPETSEIPKLMPRGATYTDLISLPRPRGKILVSVYDFRDQTGQYKPQPNSNFSTAVPQGGTSLLTTSLIDSQWFVPLEREGLQNLLTERKIIRAAQKKDKVVNNHGADLSSLSSANIVIEGGIVAYDSNIVTGGAGAKYLGIGGSGQYRTDQVTVNLRAVDVRTGQVLLSVTTSKTISSHEIGFGAFRFVDYKELLEVEMGYSQNEPVNIAVMSAIDAAVIHLIVKGMKRGMWSPGDPNAMKNPIIARYSEESTDIL, from the coding sequence ATGAAATCGATGTTCACCATCTTCTTGATGCTGGTGTTAGGGGGGTGCAGCTATTCTATGCAGATCCCAGAAACATCTGAGATCCCTAAGCTGATGCCTAGAGGCGCGACTTATACTGACCTCATATCATTACCAAGGCCTCGAGGGAAGATACTTGTTTCGGTTTACGATTTTAGAGATCAAACGGGACAGTATAAACCTCAGCCAAACAGTAATTTTTCAACCGCTGTACCACAAGGGGGCACGTCGTTATTGACGACATCGTTGATCGATTCGCAATGGTTTGTGCCTTTAGAGCGTGAAGGCCTGCAAAATCTATTGACGGAACGTAAGATCATTCGAGCAGCCCAGAAAAAAGATAAGGTCGTGAATAATCACGGTGCGGACTTGTCATCGCTGAGTTCAGCCAACATTGTTATCGAAGGTGGGATTGTGGCCTATGATTCGAACATTGTTACCGGGGGGGCAGGCGCTAAGTATTTGGGTATTGGTGGCTCTGGGCAATATAGAACGGATCAAGTGACCGTGAATTTAAGGGCTGTTGATGTTCGAACTGGGCAGGTTTTATTGAGTGTCACTACATCAAAAACTATTTCTTCACATGAGATTGGTTTCGGCGCATTTCGTTTTGTGGACTACAAAGAGTTGCTAGAGGTTGAGATGGGCTATAGCCAAAACGAACCAGTGAATATAGCTGTAATGTCAGCAATAGATGCCGCTGTGATTCATTTAATCGTTAAAGGAATGAAGCGTGGCATGTGGTCGCCTGGTGACCCTAACGCAATGAAAAATCCAATCATCGCTCGTTATTCTGAAGAGAGTACTGACATACTTTAA